The following DNA comes from Podarcis raffonei isolate rPodRaf1 chromosome 10, rPodRaf1.pri, whole genome shotgun sequence.
cggccacCCGCAGGCGCCTCCCCCTGGCGGCGGCTCTCCTCCACGGCCGCTCCCTCCTGccctgcgccgccgccgccgccgccaagcCCCGGGACAGGTCCGGCACGGAGGCTCGGCACGAGGCGTAGCCGTAGACGTCCTTGCTGCGGAGGATGACCGGCGAGAACTGGTGCTTGAGGCTGCAGAGGAAGTTCCACAGCTCGGCGTCGGAGCTCATGAACTCCGTCGACTTGGGCACCAGCAGCTTGAAGGCGTCGCCCAGCGCCTTCGTGCCGCCGCCCAAGAAGAGCAGCGCCTGCGAGCGCGAGTGCACCACCTTCTCCGCCTCCGAGCCCGCGGCGCCCCGAGGGGCTGGCCAGGCGctgacggcggcggcggcgggggcggcggcggcagctccgTGGGGTTTCATCGCCTTCTTCGCGCCGCggcgccggcggcggcggcggctccctcCGGGTCTCTCCAGCGCCGCCGCCTGCCGTCGAGCAGCTACTGCGGCCGAGGGACTTGCGCGCAGCAGCTCCGGCTTCTCTCTTCCGCCGCCTCCTGCCGCTTTCTTccccgacgaggaggaggaggagcaggaggcgccttcctcctcctccgcccgccCTTCTTCGCCTCGCTCTTTTCTCCCCTCGCGGGGGGCGCAActtcttttttcctccccaaGGCGGACCACGCCGATCGATATCCCGCCGCCTCCCGGACTAGCCGGCACAAAATGGTGCTCTTTTTAAAGCCCCTGGCGGGGAGGGCGCGCTTGACACGCCTCCGCGGCCTTCCATTGGCACGTTTGAACGGCATCACGCGGCGGAGGCCCGCCCCGTCCAGGCC
Coding sequences within:
- the CCDC71L gene encoding coiled-coil domain-containing protein 71L, with product MKPHGAAAAAPAAAAVSAWPAPRGAAGSEAEKVVHSRSQALLFLGGGTKALGDAFKLLVPKSTEFMSSDAELWNFLCSLKHQFSPVILRSKDVYGYASCRASVPDLSRGLAAAAAAQGRRERPWRRAAARGRRLRVAAAAGGGGAKRAAKKRCKEEAAAPEVARCASDGRPEQQQQQPSVPGPAAPPLPAGTLFEGRSLESIWQAATARQPDSFPSVKVRGSVWNRRSLEATRRRARRLLGVDLAPVVRLRRLPLVGRRGAGAP